Proteins encoded by one window of Anaeromyxobacter sp.:
- a CDS encoding radical SAM protein, which yields MGLAIHAEQATTPRPATLAIFFSLKCNYACFFCPRQHNSTYTDLPFERLEQLRPAIRDATMVDITGWGEPFMYPRIADAIRFITEVNPRDCISVTTNGSHFTEAHAELLSRNLHHVVFSLNAATRATYERDMVHGRWDHVLGNVERALRHIPGSKVILSFVAHLGNIDEFPEFVRLAARLGVTTVSLTSLIITKPELVTRSLWFDKVRANAAIDEARREGARLGVGVGSRRFDGTHQPPAPGAGCTSPYTETFVGVDGEVGACCFAGNQKMGNVHQLGFDAVWNGERYRALRKERFFPECKTCFAHASLDDLTTHLDKHLGEERYQHLPLISVVVPLDAGTSDEQLDASLRSLAWQTYPVHERVFALAGGRDELPAAVRTRLEGEQGVVLEGCGAGAEALARAAGEARGAYLALLAPGTCWHPEKLERPLKAFLAAGEACQVVGHRAQGTTPGAPRHGAVYRTEAVRRDPAGAAAVLAGQQLTTDRPDVRVLGHRLELRVPGMPLGPRHAWLAAVARRLNLVGEATFAGGDASAALDAFVTAAELCPSYAESWSNLAIHEWAASRRAQAVDLMGRAIALEPQNPAYRDNARVMLAQLSAGR from the coding sequence ATGGGACTCGCCATTCACGCCGAGCAGGCCACCACGCCGCGCCCGGCCACGCTGGCCATCTTCTTCAGCCTGAAGTGCAACTACGCCTGCTTCTTCTGCCCGCGCCAGCACAACTCGACCTACACCGACCTCCCCTTCGAGCGGCTGGAGCAGCTCAGGCCCGCCATCCGCGACGCCACCATGGTGGACATCACCGGCTGGGGCGAGCCGTTCATGTACCCGCGCATCGCCGACGCCATCCGCTTCATCACCGAGGTCAACCCGCGGGACTGCATCAGCGTCACCACCAACGGCTCGCACTTCACCGAGGCCCACGCCGAGCTGCTGTCCAGGAACCTCCACCACGTCGTCTTCTCGCTCAACGCCGCCACCCGGGCCACCTACGAGCGCGACATGGTGCACGGCCGGTGGGACCACGTCCTCGGCAACGTCGAGCGGGCGCTCCGGCACATCCCCGGCTCCAAGGTCATCCTCAGCTTCGTGGCGCACCTCGGCAACATCGACGAGTTCCCGGAGTTCGTGCGGCTGGCGGCGCGCCTGGGCGTCACCACCGTGAGCCTGACCTCGCTCATCATCACCAAGCCCGAGCTGGTGACCCGCAGCCTGTGGTTCGACAAGGTCCGCGCCAACGCCGCCATCGACGAGGCCCGGCGCGAGGGGGCCCGGCTCGGCGTGGGCGTGGGGAGCCGGCGCTTCGACGGCACGCACCAGCCGCCCGCGCCCGGCGCCGGCTGCACCTCGCCGTACACCGAGACCTTCGTGGGGGTGGACGGCGAGGTGGGCGCCTGCTGCTTCGCCGGGAACCAGAAGATGGGCAACGTCCACCAGCTCGGCTTCGACGCGGTCTGGAACGGCGAGCGCTACCGCGCCCTGCGGAAGGAGCGCTTCTTCCCGGAGTGCAAGACCTGCTTCGCCCACGCCAGCCTGGACGACCTCACCACCCACCTGGACAAGCACCTGGGCGAGGAGCGCTACCAGCACCTGCCGCTGATCTCGGTGGTGGTGCCCCTCGACGCCGGCACCTCCGACGAGCAGCTGGACGCCTCGCTGCGCAGCCTGGCCTGGCAGACCTACCCGGTCCACGAGCGGGTCTTCGCCCTGGCCGGCGGGCGCGACGAGCTGCCGGCGGCGGTGCGGACCCGCCTGGAGGGGGAGCAGGGCGTGGTGCTGGAGGGGTGCGGCGCCGGGGCCGAGGCGCTGGCGCGCGCCGCCGGGGAAGCCCGCGGCGCCTACCTGGCGCTCTTGGCCCCGGGGACCTGCTGGCACCCGGAGAAGCTGGAGCGGCCGCTCAAGGCCTTCCTGGCGGCCGGCGAGGCCTGCCAGGTGGTGGGCCACCGCGCCCAGGGCACCACGCCGGGCGCGCCGCGCCACGGCGCGGTCTACCGGACCGAGGCGGTGCGCCGCGACCCGGCGGGCGCGGCGGCGGTCCTGGCCGGCCAGCAGCTGACCACCGACCGGCCGGACGTCCGGGTGCTGGGCCACCGGCTCGAGCTGCGCGTGCCCGGCATGCCGCTCGGGCCGCGCCACGCCTGGCTGGCGGCGGTGGCCCGCCGCCTCAACCTGGTGGGGGAGGCCACCTTCGCCGGCGGCGACGCGTCGGCGGCGCTGGACGCCTTCGTCACCGCCGCCGAGCTCTGCCCGAGCTACGCCGAGAGCTGGTCCAACCTGGCCATCCACGAGTGGGCGGCGTCGCGGCGCGCCCAGGCCGTGGACCTGATGGGCCGGGCCATCGCCCTCGAGCCGCAGAACCCGGCCTACCGGGACAACGCGCGCGTCATGCTGGCCCAGCTGTCGGCCGGGCGCTGA
- a CDS encoding glycosyltransferase produces MDATTGLIDALEEAVERIRRGERLEGATLARLLGAPRLEERADAALALALALASSRRLAEAAPLVRRAFELSGGSRRVLPHLLRIHQALGDLETVRAAHRRVGLRAAEAGDVSRALEDFNAWHYVDAVGRGQDRYLFDQEILGAVRRLAVPLRRPLRSAPLEGRRLRAAHLIFGATQFNSVIVRLSRLFAQHRDRTRWDLAFFVPESVVQVDQSPQGAGHVAFLEAQGCLVRVAPDLEGGAADRMLWLAEAIRDFAPDVLVMNAALADFAHDFLLELRPAPAAVGLVSGPPPQFAAPGLDWGIAWTLHPLMDSPISCTHVPLEADLPEPGQVQLVAREALGIPEDAVVLAAAGRHTKHLDPAHWAPILEVLRLRPGAHVLCLGADRAQLPALAPLLAPLQERIHFAPWRERYLEVFGQADVVLDTYPSGGGLVLVDAMALGRPVVAVENDYGHAFDQTDWRPAQEFLPPELVVPRGDPARWLEVVLRLVDDAEHRAELGARCQAHVRQTMGSPERMVRRCEQVFEDVVRATAR; encoded by the coding sequence ATGGACGCCACCACAGGCCTGATCGACGCGCTGGAGGAGGCGGTGGAGCGCATCCGCCGCGGCGAGCGGCTGGAGGGGGCCACCCTGGCCCGGCTGCTCGGCGCCCCCCGGCTGGAGGAGCGGGCCGACGCCGCGCTGGCCCTGGCCCTGGCCCTGGCCTCCTCGCGCCGCCTGGCGGAGGCCGCCCCGCTGGTGCGCCGGGCCTTCGAGCTGTCCGGCGGCTCCCGCCGCGTCCTGCCGCACCTGCTGCGCATCCACCAGGCGCTGGGCGACCTCGAGACCGTGCGCGCCGCCCACCGCCGGGTGGGGCTCAGGGCCGCCGAGGCGGGCGACGTCTCGCGGGCCCTGGAGGACTTCAACGCCTGGCACTACGTCGACGCGGTGGGGCGCGGCCAGGACCGCTACCTCTTCGACCAGGAGATCCTGGGGGCGGTGCGCCGGCTGGCGGTCCCGCTGCGCCGGCCGCTCCGGAGCGCCCCGCTCGAGGGGCGAAGGCTGCGCGCCGCCCACCTGATCTTCGGCGCCACCCAGTTCAACTCGGTGATCGTCCGGCTGAGCCGGCTCTTCGCCCAGCACCGCGATCGGACCAGGTGGGACCTGGCCTTCTTCGTGCCCGAGTCGGTGGTCCAGGTGGACCAGTCGCCCCAGGGGGCCGGGCACGTGGCCTTCCTGGAGGCGCAGGGGTGCCTGGTGCGGGTGGCCCCCGACCTGGAGGGCGGCGCGGCCGACCGGATGCTCTGGCTGGCCGAGGCCATCCGCGACTTCGCCCCGGACGTGCTGGTGATGAACGCCGCGCTGGCCGACTTCGCCCACGACTTCCTGCTCGAGCTCAGGCCCGCGCCGGCCGCGGTGGGGCTGGTGTCCGGCCCGCCCCCCCAGTTCGCCGCGCCCGGGCTCGACTGGGGCATCGCCTGGACCCTGCACCCGCTGATGGACTCGCCCATCTCCTGCACCCACGTGCCGCTGGAGGCGGACCTGCCGGAGCCCGGCCAGGTCCAGCTGGTGGCCCGCGAGGCGCTCGGCATCCCCGAGGACGCGGTGGTGCTGGCCGCGGCGGGGCGGCACACCAAGCACCTCGACCCGGCCCACTGGGCCCCCATCCTGGAGGTGCTGCGCCTCCGGCCCGGGGCGCACGTCCTGTGCCTGGGGGCCGACCGCGCCCAGCTCCCCGCCCTGGCGCCGCTGCTGGCGCCGCTCCAGGAGCGGATCCACTTCGCCCCCTGGCGCGAGCGCTACCTGGAGGTCTTCGGGCAGGCCGACGTGGTGCTCGACACCTACCCCTCGGGCGGCGGCCTGGTGCTGGTGGACGCCATGGCGCTGGGCCGGCCGGTGGTGGCCGTCGAGAACGACTACGGCCACGCCTTCGACCAGACCGACTGGCGGCCCGCCCAGGAGTTCCTGCCGCCCGAGCTGGTGGTGCCCCGGGGCGACCCGGCGCGCTGGCTGGAGGTGGTGCTGCGGCTGGTGGACGACGCCGAGCACCGCGCCGAGCTGGGGGCGCGCTGCCAGGCCCACGTGCGCCAGACCATGGGCAGCCCGGAGCGCATGGTGCGCCGCTGCGAGCAGGTCTTCGAGGACGTCGTCCGCGCCACGGCGCGCTGA
- a CDS encoding WbqC family protein, whose protein sequence is MRVGVIQSNYLPWRGYFDFIRQVDLFVFHDDLQYTKNDWRNRNRIKTPQGPRWLTVPVHYRQVEQRIDETPLESSRDWARDHLNLLDAHYRTTPYLARYREPLAALLRRPHASISELNIALIRWLMGELGITTPTVHSRTLGLSGAKTERLIQLLGKVGGTTYLSGPAARGYLEPERFRQAGVALEYKTYDYGEYPQPFGAFEGAVTVLDLLFNLGPEAAAHLQSRSPNEQVP, encoded by the coding sequence GTGAGGGTGGGGGTCATCCAGTCCAACTACCTCCCCTGGCGGGGGTACTTCGACTTCATCCGCCAGGTCGACCTCTTCGTGTTCCACGACGACCTGCAGTACACCAAGAACGACTGGCGCAACCGCAACCGCATCAAGACCCCGCAGGGGCCGCGCTGGCTGACCGTGCCGGTGCACTACCGGCAGGTCGAGCAGCGCATCGACGAGACCCCGCTCGAGAGCTCCCGCGACTGGGCCCGCGATCACCTCAACCTGCTCGACGCCCACTACCGGACCACGCCCTACCTGGCGCGCTACCGCGAGCCGCTGGCGGCGCTGCTGCGGCGGCCGCACGCCAGCATCTCCGAGCTCAACATCGCCCTGATCCGCTGGCTCATGGGCGAGCTGGGCATCACCACCCCCACGGTCCACTCGCGCACCCTCGGCCTGAGCGGGGCCAAGACCGAGCGGCTCATCCAGCTCCTCGGGAAGGTGGGGGGCACCACCTACCTGAGCGGGCCGGCGGCGCGCGGCTACCTGGAGCCGGAGCGGTTCCGCCAGGCCGGGGTGGCGCTCGAGTACAAGACCTACGACTACGGCGAGTACCCGCAGCCCTTCGGCGCCTTCGAGGGGGCGGTGACGGTGCTCGACCTGCTCTTCAACCTGGGCCCCGAGGCCGCGGCCCACCTCCAGAGCCGCTCCCCCAACGAGCAGGTGCCCTGA
- a CDS encoding class I SAM-dependent methyltransferase — MSGVGTEGGPGAAGGSMSDMSQRHEPERLQREALERLFAGTGLSTFEMFRSFPVFTPRFNLARFLAHYEIFKRVADVPGVIVDLGVFRGASTFTWAKLCEIFCPTDARKVVYGFDTFEGFPSLSPADGPVDARNDVRPGGYFGGASVEQDLALAREAMNHDRHLRHVERVELVKGDAVQTIPEFVRQKGHGLRIALLNLDLDLYEPTRCALEQLVPLMAPGGVIVCDEYAVDTFGGETKAVDEYFAARFGRRPRFHKFTWHSNPTGYIEVDW, encoded by the coding sequence ATGAGCGGCGTGGGCACGGAGGGCGGGCCCGGCGCCGCCGGGGGCTCCATGAGCGACATGTCGCAGCGCCACGAGCCGGAGCGGCTGCAGCGGGAGGCCCTGGAGCGGCTCTTCGCCGGCACCGGGCTCTCGACCTTCGAGATGTTCCGGTCCTTCCCGGTCTTCACGCCGCGCTTCAACCTGGCGCGCTTCCTGGCCCACTACGAGATCTTCAAGCGGGTGGCCGACGTCCCCGGCGTCATCGTGGACCTGGGGGTCTTCCGCGGCGCCTCGACCTTCACCTGGGCCAAGCTCTGCGAGATCTTCTGCCCCACCGACGCCCGCAAGGTGGTCTACGGCTTCGACACCTTCGAGGGCTTCCCGTCCCTGAGCCCGGCCGACGGCCCGGTCGACGCCCGCAACGACGTCCGCCCCGGCGGCTACTTCGGCGGCGCCTCGGTGGAGCAGGACCTGGCCCTGGCCCGCGAGGCCATGAACCACGACCGGCACCTGCGCCACGTCGAGCGGGTCGAGCTCGTCAAGGGGGACGCGGTCCAGACCATCCCGGAGTTCGTGCGCCAGAAGGGGCACGGCCTGCGCATCGCGCTGCTCAACCTGGACCTCGACCTCTACGAGCCGACCCGCTGCGCCCTGGAGCAGCTGGTGCCGCTGATGGCGCCGGGCGGGGTCATCGTCTGCGACGAGTACGCGGTGGACACCTTCGGCGGCGAGACCAAGGCGGTGGACGAGTACTTCGCGGCGCGCTTCGGCCGGCGGCCCCGCTTCCACAAGTTCACCTGGCACAGCAACCCCACCGGCTACATCGAGGTCGACTGGTGA
- a CDS encoding class I SAM-dependent methyltransferase, translating into MTTAATTAATTAPPAPPPPGAVTRPIIAQLEELVRDVPGWTPIDQLTALFTLTMATTGLEGDIIEVGSWCGRSAVVLARAARLGGRSKVICVDLFPEKTDWRQNADGTYSFQVVIDGKRYGGYEEQTVWKEAYETQTGRIYERYERVFDCFQETVAARGMQDVIRPFKGDLEAMLAAAGPGLTCRLAFLDGDHGYEAVCSDIRRIDARLVPGGWICFDDAFTVYQGVDRAISELVLANPAYECCQQLTRKLFVARKKEAGR; encoded by the coding sequence ATGACCACTGCCGCCACCACCGCCGCCACCACCGCGCCGCCCGCGCCACCGCCGCCCGGCGCCGTGACGCGCCCCATCATCGCCCAGCTGGAGGAGCTGGTCCGCGACGTGCCGGGCTGGACGCCCATCGACCAGCTCACCGCGCTCTTCACCCTCACCATGGCCACCACCGGGCTGGAGGGCGACATCATCGAGGTGGGCTCCTGGTGCGGCCGCTCGGCGGTGGTGCTGGCCCGGGCCGCCCGCCTGGGGGGCCGCTCCAAGGTGATCTGCGTCGACCTCTTCCCGGAGAAGACCGACTGGCGGCAGAACGCCGACGGCACCTACTCCTTCCAGGTGGTCATCGACGGCAAGCGCTACGGCGGCTACGAGGAGCAGACGGTCTGGAAGGAGGCCTACGAGACCCAGACCGGCCGCATCTACGAGCGCTACGAGCGGGTCTTCGACTGCTTCCAGGAGACGGTGGCGGCGCGCGGGATGCAGGACGTCATCCGGCCGTTCAAGGGCGACCTGGAGGCCATGCTGGCAGCGGCCGGGCCGGGGCTCACCTGCCGCCTGGCCTTCCTGGACGGCGACCACGGCTACGAGGCGGTCTGCAGCGACATCCGCCGCATCGACGCGCGGCTGGTGCCGGGCGGCTGGATCTGCTTCGACGACGCCTTCACGGTCTACCAGGGCGTCGACCGGGCCATCTCCGAGCTGGTGCTCGCCAACCCGGCCTACGAGTGCTGCCAGCAGCTGACCCGCAAGCTCTTCGTGGCGCGCAAGAAGGAGGCGGGGCGATGA
- a CDS encoding DegT/DnrJ/EryC1/StrS family aminotransferase: MVPVLHSRPWITPADQAAVAAVLEGRMLGQGALARRLEQRLAGWVGAAEAVAVGSATAALVLALRGLGVGPGHEVILPTYVCVSVLEAVLSCGATPVLCDVGDDWVVRAADAARHLGPRTRAVIVPHQYGVFAEVGAFRALGVPIIEDCAQALGAAGSRPLEADVAVLSLHPTKCLTAGEGGLAAARDPALAEVLRRLRDGSREAPCARVPAPLSDLAAALALSQLDRYPEGLERRRRLAARYAAALEVAAPACLRRPAMARSMFFRFPVAPAGGLEGCQAAFLARGVQVRRGVDLLLHRAMGLDDRLFPVAVAHFASTVSLPIHPALTPAEEDRCVEAAAAVLAS, encoded by the coding sequence ATGGTGCCCGTCCTGCACTCCCGCCCCTGGATCACCCCGGCCGACCAGGCGGCGGTGGCCGCCGTGCTGGAGGGCCGCATGCTGGGGCAGGGCGCGCTGGCGCGCCGGCTGGAGCAGCGGCTGGCCGGGTGGGTGGGCGCGGCCGAGGCGGTGGCCGTGGGCAGCGCCACCGCGGCGCTCGTGCTGGCGCTGCGCGGCCTGGGGGTGGGGCCGGGGCACGAGGTGATCCTGCCGACCTACGTCTGCGTCTCGGTGCTGGAGGCGGTGCTGTCCTGCGGCGCGACGCCGGTGCTGTGCGACGTGGGCGACGACTGGGTGGTCCGCGCCGCCGACGCCGCCCGGCACCTCGGGCCGCGCACCCGCGCCGTCATCGTGCCGCACCAGTACGGCGTCTTCGCCGAGGTGGGCGCCTTCCGCGCCCTCGGGGTCCCGATCATCGAGGACTGCGCCCAGGCGCTGGGCGCGGCGGGGTCCCGGCCGCTGGAGGCCGACGTGGCCGTGCTCTCCCTTCACCCCACCAAGTGCCTGACGGCCGGGGAGGGTGGCCTGGCCGCGGCCCGCGACCCCGCCCTGGCCGAGGTGCTGCGGCGGCTGCGCGACGGGTCGCGGGAGGCGCCCTGCGCCCGCGTGCCGGCGCCGCTCTCCGACCTGGCGGCCGCCCTGGCCCTCTCCCAGCTGGACCGCTACCCCGAGGGGCTGGAGCGGCGGCGGCGCCTGGCCGCGCGCTACGCCGCGGCCCTCGAGGTGGCGGCTCCGGCCTGCCTGCGCCGCCCGGCCATGGCCCGCAGCATGTTCTTCCGCTTCCCGGTGGCGCCGGCCGGTGGGCTGGAGGGCTGCCAGGCCGCCTTCCTGGCCCGCGGCGTCCAGGTGCGCCGCGGCGTCGACCTGCTCCTCCACCGCGCCATGGGGCTCGACGACCGGCTCTTCCCGGTGGCCGTGGCCCACTTCGCCTCCACCGTGTCGCTCCCCATCCACCCCGCCCTGACGCCGGCCGAGGAAGACCGCTGCGTCGAGGCGGCCGCCGCCGTCCTCGCCTCCTGA
- a CDS encoding radical SAM protein, with the protein MDVTEICNLACTHCPHPAFKKSEHYSGAQLGAELNAKAVDEVRTHGRGHTQYIRYSSEGEPLVHPGGYEMIEYAARTSGVYVTLTTNGTIMNEQRTQRLLESGVHMIDISIDAFRPETYAKIRVNGDLEVTRRNVLRLLDWIRQSRAATKVVVSFIEQPENAAEAADFQRYWTDQGVERVVVRRLHSAAGAVGSVAAALRTAQAGQPRRACVYPWERLVLNPRGFLAFCPADWSHGSSVADYRTTTIAETWRGAFYDRLRQAHLGGDYRSHAFCGQCPDWAQTRWPEEGRGYADLIQELKGA; encoded by the coding sequence ATCGACGTCACCGAGATCTGCAACCTGGCCTGCACCCACTGCCCGCACCCGGCCTTCAAGAAGTCGGAGCACTACAGCGGGGCCCAGCTGGGCGCGGAGCTGAACGCCAAGGCGGTGGACGAGGTCCGGACCCACGGCCGGGGGCACACCCAGTACATCCGCTACTCCAGCGAGGGCGAGCCGCTGGTCCACCCGGGCGGCTACGAGATGATCGAGTACGCGGCGCGGACCTCCGGGGTCTACGTCACGCTCACCACCAACGGCACCATCATGAACGAGCAGCGGACGCAGCGGCTCCTCGAGTCCGGCGTCCACATGATCGACATCAGCATCGACGCCTTCCGCCCGGAGACCTACGCGAAGATCCGGGTGAACGGGGACCTGGAGGTGACCCGCCGCAACGTGCTCCGGCTGCTCGACTGGATCCGCCAGTCGCGCGCGGCCACCAAGGTGGTGGTCAGCTTCATCGAGCAGCCCGAGAACGCCGCCGAGGCGGCCGACTTCCAGCGCTACTGGACCGACCAGGGGGTGGAGCGGGTGGTGGTGCGGCGGCTCCACTCGGCCGCCGGCGCGGTCGGCTCGGTGGCCGCGGCGCTGCGGACCGCCCAGGCGGGCCAGCCCCGCAGGGCCTGCGTCTACCCGTGGGAGCGGCTGGTGCTCAACCCGCGCGGCTTCCTGGCCTTCTGTCCGGCCGACTGGTCGCACGGGTCGTCGGTGGCCGACTACCGCACCACCACCATCGCCGAGACCTGGCGGGGCGCCTTCTACGACCGGCTGCGCCAGGCCCACCTGGGCGGCGACTACCGGTCTCACGCCTTCTGCGGCCAGTGCCCGGACTGGGCGCAGACCCGCTGGCCCGAGGAGGGGCGCGGCTACGCCGACCTCATCCAGGAGCTCAAGGGGGCCTGA